The genomic segment TGCTCGTTCGACTCCGCGCTTTTCACAGTAATAAGTACATTCTAAAAATAAAATTTGGCTTTTCCTTACGTCTTCATTCTCGAGAACATATTCAATTTTTGTATCTCCCGAAAAGGAAACCAGGGGAAAGTTTACTTCCTCTGTTGGATCCTTTCCAAGTTCTTTCATCTTGCGAATTTCTTGAGAATCAATGTGAGAAAACTCTTGTTTCAGTTTTCTTTTGGTTTCGAATACAGTATATCCTTGGGACGAAACTCTATGGAAAGAAGGAAGAGCTTTAAAAAAATACCCTGGTTTCAAAGGAATCGATGCATTGTGTTCTAAACCAATGACAGAGTATTGGTAGTCAAAATCTTCCATCTGAGCATAGAGTTTTAAAATTTGTAACAGCTGTTCTTCGATTGCCTTGGGAACGTAAATCTTTGGCGGTGGGAGATTGCGTAAGGATCGTTGCGACACATAGTATGGGATTCCAGCCGAATGGTCTAAATGGGCGTGGGTGAGTAAAATTTGGCTGATATGGATCTTATCAGGATTGAGGGTTCCAAAATCAAAAAGCAAGTCCAAACTGGGAAGGCAGACCGAAGTACGGATTCCACCTTCCGAGATCCCTTCAAAGCGCAGGTTTTTATGTTCAAAAACACTATTTGCCATTATGGCAAAATATCCTCTGCTTGGAAGGTTTGGAAAGACTCTCCCAATGACTTTTTTAGGTCCTTGGGCCCGACGACAAGAGTTGTCAATCGTTCTGGATTGAAGTAAAGTTCACCAACTCGTCTAATATCCGCTAAACTGACATCATTAATGCGGTCACGAAATTCAGGTAAATAATCAGTTGGCATTTCATGGTCGCGAAATCTAAGCTCATTTCGCAAAACCTTTTTTGAATCATCAAATAGGAAAACAAACTGGTTGATAATTGCGTTTTTTGCTCTTTGCAACTCATCTTCTCGGAGAGACTCAATTGCTTCTTTACGGATCAAGTCCTTCATAAGCGACAGTACTTCGGGAACAGATTCTGTTTTTGTCATTGCATAGAATTGGATTGTTCCAAAGCTTTTTTGAAAGTCGGTAGTAGAGCCTGCAGAATAAGCAAGTCCTCTATTGTTTCTAATCTCTCTCATGTAATAAGAATTAAATCCACCACCACCTATGATGTAATTCAGGACTTGAATTGCATAAAAATCTTTATCATTGTGTTTTGGGAGGACACCCATCAAGGCCACAAACGATTGGCTGACATCCTTCTCGATCAATATAGGGGTTTTTAAGGTAGCCTTAATATTTTTTGCTATGAGTTCCGAATTGAGCTCCTCTCCTGTTTGGATAGAGGCATTGGATATCTGTAAGGTATTTGAGAGAGACTTCCATTCTTCAAGCTTTACATCCCCTGAAAGAAGGACTTTTCTTTCTTTCGTTGATAAAATCTCTTTTTGCAAGGTTTGCAAATCTTCCATGCTGACCGCATTCAGCTTTTGAATATCCATACTGCGTCCGAGAAGCGTATTTTTATAGACCCTCTCTCTTAACTTTCTTTGCCCAAGGCTTGTTGGATTGTCATTGCGCCTTCGGATTTCATCTGCTATGCGATTTCTCATAGTTTGGATGATCTCTGGATCTAAGAGAGGTTCATTCCAAAAGGATTGGAGAAGTTTCATTACCTGAGAGTGGTCTTTTTTTAGATAGGAAAGTGATATGACAGTTTTTTCGTAGTCGATGGAAAAACCGAAATTTGCTCCTAAAGCTTCAAACTCCTCCAAAAGTTTTTCTTTGGGATAGGATTTTGAACCAGAATAATGCCAACTATCTTCCAAAAGGCGAATGATTTCCGGGTTTCGGTTGCCCAAATTTTTCTTTCCAAAGTCTATGTAGATTTCTGCATATACGATGGGAAAATCTTGGTCAGGGAGAGCCCAAAGTTCTGTGCCATCTCCTTGTGAGAATTTCAGGATTTCAGGCACCTTTACCTGGAGTGCTTTCAATTCGATATCTTTGACAAAATCCCCCATAGAATAGGCAGAAAGCGAAACAATGGACAGAAGAGTTATGAGTAAAAATCGTTTCATATTATTTTGCCTTCTTTCTGGAATCAACCAGACTGCCTATGGTAACTCGATCTTTCGTTAAATAGTCTTTACATATCTTAGAGAGATCTGCTGATTTTACTTTTTGGATTTCTTCATACTGTTGGAAGATATGTTTCCAGTTCCCATACAATAGCTCGTAATAAGACAATAGATCAGCAATGGTGCCATTGTCATCCATCGTTCGAATGAAATCAGAGATCATTTGATTTTTTATTTTTTTGAGTTCTTCTTCCTTGGCGCCTTCCTCTTGGATCTTACGCAATTCTTCCCAAATAATCGATTCTATTTTTGTGAGGTCTGCACCTGACTGGGGTTTGATGAAAATTGCAAAAAGATTTTGAAACCTTTCACCTGGGTAACCATTGGCCGCCCCAATCGAGTTTACTAACTTCTCTTCCAAAACCAATCTCTTTTGTAAGCGAGAGCCTGCACCTTGGCTGAGTAGGTTAGACAAAACCTCAAAACTTGCATTGTCTGGATGCGGGTAAGGCGGCTTCAGCCAAGCAATCATCATTTGTTCACTTGAAGGATGGATGACTGTGAACCGTTTTTCACCTAAGTATTGTTTTTCTTCTACTTTTAAAGGAGAACTCTCTTTCCCTTTCGGAAGATCTGAAAAGTATTTTTTGATGATGGATTCTGTTTCCACAAAATCTACATCTCCGACAATCGAAATCACCATTTTATCTGGCGTGTAATGTTCTTTAAAAAAGGCAATGGTATCTTCAATTTTTAAAAAGGGAAGAGCAGTTGGATAACCAATGACAGGTTTTCTGTATGGGTGAGACTCAAAGGCAATGGAAAAAAAACGTTCCCGTAATACACCGGCACCACTATCTTCTGTACGCATTCTTCTCTCTTCGATGACGACATCACGCTCTGTATAGTATTCGCGAAGCACTGGATGTTTCAATCGATCTGATTCTATTTTTGCCCACACTTCCAATCGATTGGAAGGCAGTTGGATTTGGTAGTTTGTCACGTCATGGGAAGTATATGCATTAAAGCCTACCTCTCCATTCTGTTCATAGATATAAGAGTCCTCATTTTTTAGAATCAGAGGATCTTGGAGTTCAATCAAGTTTCTCAAGCGTCTACTTAAGGTTTGGATCTCTGTTGTTAACTCTTTGGGAACAGTTTGTCCTCTCAAAAGGAGAGCTCTCTCTTTTAATTTTAAATCATCCAGTCGAGAACCCCAAACCTCGATCTGTTTTTGGTATTTTTCTTCTTTTTGGTAGTCAAGGGTACCTACATTTTTAGTACCTTTGAAGAGCATGTGCTCCAAAAGGTGGGCTGTCCCCGCTACTTCCGGGCTTTCATCTGCACCACCCACTAGAAATTTGATGTACAAGGCCAAAGTGGGAGAGGTTCCGCGCTTCATCATGACCACTCGCAGACCATTTGGCAAAGAAAAGGTTTTGATTTTTTCAGAGAATTGCCTTTCGGAACTTGCAAAAAAATTTGCCTCCCCGAAGATCGAAAAAGCGAAGCAAAGGGAAATGAGAAATACCGGTATGAATTTGAACATCTTCTGCAAGCCTACGAGAGGAAAATGAACCGTAAACTTCTAATTTTTCTGGTTTTTGTCACATATTGTGGAACTTTCAAACCAGCCGATCCCCTTCTCGTGGAACACGCCTTACAAAACGAATCCGATGAAGGCTTTATCTCCCGTGAGTTTTTCCAAGTAAAGGTGGAAGTCCCCTACCCCAACCTGGAACTCTCTGGACGCCAAAGCAGAGAAACCTGTAAACAAAATGCATTTTTGAAAAAAGAAGAACTGGCTCTGCCATTTTTACTAGACGTGCACCGCGAACAATACCAATGGGGAGATGGGTTTGAAACCTACGCGAAAACAAAAATAGGCCAAGCAAGACTCTCCCAAAGCCAAACCTCAGTGGCAAACTCAAGTCCCATCTCCCAAGCTTCCACAGTTTCACCAGGATCGAACACTGTGACAAATTCCATGACAAATGTTGGTCCAAATGCGACCACTGTGGCTCCACAACCAATGACAAAAACGCTTCCGGAGCAAAACAAACAATACATCCAAAGCTTTGGCTGGTTTTTCCAATCTATGTTTTTGTATAAGGAAGATTACTCCTCAAAGACAAAATGTGCTTTCCTATTTCGCCTGATCCAGAAAAATCTTTATGATAAGGTTTTGCAAACAGAACTACCAAAGTCATTGTTATACAAAAATGAGAGTATCCCTGATGAAAAAAATACACGTCCTTAATTTCTTCATGCTTTTCAGTCTTTTGATGCTAACAGCGAACATGTGTAAGTCGGCCCCTAAACAGGAAGACAAAAAACCACAGGAAACGATAGTAACGAAAGAAGAAATCAATGAAAACTCTCCCGAGGTGATTGAGTTCACAAAAGCAAAAGAAGGCTTTATTACTGGGTCTTTATTCCAAGTTGCCGTTTCGAGTGTGTTATCTGACTCGGATGCACGACTAAATGAGGCAAGGTCCATAGCAGAGCAAAAGTCATTGAATCTTTTGAAAACTTACGCACCACCCATCTTGTCAGAGAAAGGCAAAAAAGAATTACGTGAAATCTCAAAAGAAGGAAAGATCGTGGATAAAAATATCTCGATTGGTGGACGTTACTTTTTCTTATACCAAATCCAGAGAAAAGATTTAAAGCAACTTGTTACTAGCGGCCTTGAGTGATCAAGGCACACTGATTTGTTGGTTCAATTTCGCGGGTATACAGATATTCTTTTTGAAATTGCAATAGAAAAGTTTAGCATTCACTTCCAAACTTCCTTTACCCGTTAAGGCTAATGGAAGTGGTTTAACATATTCAAAATATTCTAATTTTTGAGGATGTGTAGGCCCTTGCAATTTTAAGTCTGCTTTTTTCACTTCCAAACCGTCTTTCCCCGCCAAAAGAATTTTATGTGGAGCTTCCTTTTGGAATCCATACCCTTGTGGCAAATCAAGATTCAATTCAAATGTACCATCTTGTTTCTTTTTTACAGAAAGTGAAATCGGATGGTCTGCCAATTGAGCAGAAACTGGCAAAGAGACTGCCAGTACAAGTGAGAGTAAAATAAACTTCATATTCTTTAGACTATCTTTTTTGGAGAACGACACAACGATTTGAGTTTGTTCCTTTTTCATTGTTCGAAACTTGCCAGCAATTGGACAGCTTGGTGAATTGTTGGGTATGAATGAATGTTTTTGACCAGAGTAATCCAGTGCCCTCTGCCATCCGTACGACATCTTCATCCAAATTTAGAATGTCTTTACCTTTTTTCACTTCCCCAACTTCCATGACCATATGCGCCCCTTTCTTTAGAACGCGGCTTGACTCTTTCAAGGTTTGAGCAATGAAACTGTTCCATTCAGCATGGCTACTAAAGACACTCAGTTTTCGTTCCTGATTTTTGGGAATATCCAAAAACCAGTGCCTTAGCCAATTGTCACCTTCATAGTCAACTTTATCCAAAAATGGAGGTGAAGTCACAATCAAATCAATAGAATCAGATTCGATCTTTTCCATTGCATTCGCTGAGGACAAAATGTATGCATTGTTCTTTGAAAATTCATGATAAAATGGAGGTAGAGGTTCGGCTAAATCTCGTTTCATTTTTTGAAAAATTCTAGGTTTAATCTCTCTATACTCCGGCTCTTGGTTTCGCTTAAGATTATTTTTTTTCTGGGCTTCCCAAGGTATGGAAACCTGTGGGAAGGTATAAACCGAAAAAAACCCAGTGCTATGACCATGTAATCTCGATAAGGCGATAAGTCCTAAAAATTGCATTTCAGGACTATGGTCTTCTTTAAGGTATTTTTTAAATTTTTTGATCTCTGCTAAGGTTTTCGGATGATAAAAAGCAAGTAATCTTTCATCACCTTCTTCTTCTGTATAGGTACCCGACAGATCCAAAGATTTCAATTTTTTGTCCAAATCCTCTAATGGAGGTACGATTTGTCTAGATTGTGCCAAAAAAATCGAGAGCGGATGGATATCATTGTGAACGGCAACGTGACCTTCTATGTTTGCCTGAACAGCTGTTGTTCCACGGCCACCAAATGGATCTAAGACCTTGGATTTCTTTTTCTTTAGATATTGATTCATAAAAAAAGAAGGTAACTCTGGCTTAAACGATGCTCGGTAACTAACTGTATGATGGAGTGAATGACCTTGTCTCTGTTTTGCGGTCCAAAATTCACCCATGACGAATTTAGATTCGTCTTTAAATAATCTCTTTGCTCCTGCCATCCTTTGCAAAAGCCTCCTTCTCTTCTAAGAAAAGAGTCGGTACAAAGGGGAAAACTCCTGGAAGGTTTTTTAAAAATTAGAATGGGACATAGTACATTTAATTGAGAAGTAATGAAAGCTCATCTGGAAAAGGCAGATGGAAAGAATATTTATGATCAGATACATTGTCGCCAAACTCCAAATAGGTGGCATGTAGGGCCTGACGGGTATGCCCTAAGCTTTCTACAAACCCACTTGTATCACCTGTTTTTGCAAAGCTAAGAAAAAAGGATTCGTCTTTACCATATAGTTTATCTCCAAGTACTGGATAGCCTAAACTATACAGAGTAGCTCGTATTTGATGAACTCTACCTGTTCGTGGATACACCTTTAGATGTGAAATATCTTTCTCTTGTGAATAATGAATTAATGAAAAGTGAGTTTCTGACTCTTTCGAATTTGGGAAGCCATACGGCGAATATTTTTGCTTTTTTCTTACAATGGAATTCTCTTCCTTTCCGATAAAGCCAATGGCTTCTAACTCGATTGGAAATTTTCCATATACTAAAACCTCATATTCTTTTTTCACGAGCCTTTTTTCAAAGGCAGATTGGAGATACAATTGCCACTCTTTGTTCTTTGCAAATACCATGATCCCCGAAGTCTCTCTGTCTAGTCGATGCACAGGGAAAATTTCTTCTGAATTCAAATCTGCCTTTAGGAAGTTTAGTAAGGTTTGTGTCCGATATTTGCCTGCAGGGTGGACAGGTAAGTTGGCTGGTTTATCTACAATCAAAAATTGATGAGAATCATAGAGAATTTTATACTTTGCATTTACAGTAGGTTCGGAGAAAGTTTTATCTTCTGGAGTGTAGGAGATCAAATCCCCTTTCAAGACAAAATCGTCTGCGCAAAGAACATAACCGTTTCGTTTTACACGTCCCTCATGGCAGTGGCGGCCCCAATCCGATGCGGAATAGTAAGGAAACCTTAGGTGTAAATATTCTAATATAGGAAAATTATGATATTTTTCAGGTACAAAACTAGAATATGGCTTCACTCTTCTGATGATTCCGAAATCTCTTTCTCTTCCTGTGTAGTATGGATTTCAGAAACATCTTTTTGTGGAGGACTATCCTCCTTTGCTTCTTCATCCGGGTGATTGCCATTTCCTGATTCTTTCTCAGAATTTTTTCCCAAAAATTCCTCCAAGATCCGAGTGTCTTCTTCCGTTGGATTGTAAAACTGACATCCAACGCGGTAATTGGTCTCTTGATTTCGGATATTTTTGATGATGCTCCGAAATGTAGCTTTTTCGTTAGGTCCGAGGATTAGGTCAAAAATAATTGTGCCATTCATCGTGACGTTACGACTAAATGCTCGTGTTGGTGCATGGATAAAACTGATACCACCAGCACTTAAATCTACAACGCTACACTGCTCTTTGGATTCTTGGAAGACTCCTGTCGCAATAATCTCTTTCGCCAATGTTCCAGAAAACATTGACATTTGGTCAAATACCTCTGGCTCGAATGATTTATGGGAAAGTATTTGGACATA from the Leptospira ryugenii genome contains:
- a CDS encoding M16 family metallopeptidase produces the protein MFKFIPVFLISLCFAFSIFGEANFFASSERQFSEKIKTFSLPNGLRVVMMKRGTSPTLALYIKFLVGGADESPEVAGTAHLLEHMLFKGTKNVGTLDYQKEEKYQKQIEVWGSRLDDLKLKERALLLRGQTVPKELTTEIQTLSRRLRNLIELQDPLILKNEDSYIYEQNGEVGFNAYTSHDVTNYQIQLPSNRLEVWAKIESDRLKHPVLREYYTERDVVIEERRMRTEDSGAGVLRERFFSIAFESHPYRKPVIGYPTALPFLKIEDTIAFFKEHYTPDKMVISIVGDVDFVETESIIKKYFSDLPKGKESSPLKVEEKQYLGEKRFTVIHPSSEQMMIAWLKPPYPHPDNASFEVLSNLLSQGAGSRLQKRLVLEEKLVNSIGAANGYPGERFQNLFAIFIKPQSGADLTKIESIIWEELRKIQEEGAKEEELKKIKNQMISDFIRTMDDNGTIADLLSYYELLYGNWKHIFQQYEEIQKVKSADLSKICKDYLTKDRVTIGSLVDSRKKAK
- the mpl17 gene encoding cell surface protein MPL17; this encodes MKFILLSLVLAVSLPVSAQLADHPISLSVKKKQDGTFELNLDLPQGYGFQKEAPHKILLAGKDGLEVKKADLKLQGPTHPQKLEYFEYVKPLPLALTGKGSLEVNAKLFYCNFKKNICIPAKLNQQISVP
- a CDS encoding DNA methyltransferase is translated as MAGAKRLFKDESKFVMGEFWTAKQRQGHSLHHTVSYRASFKPELPSFFMNQYLKKKKSKVLDPFGGRGTTAVQANIEGHVAVHNDIHPLSIFLAQSRQIVPPLEDLDKKLKSLDLSGTYTEEEGDERLLAFYHPKTLAEIKKFKKYLKEDHSPEMQFLGLIALSRLHGHSTGFFSVYTFPQVSIPWEAQKKNNLKRNQEPEYREIKPRIFQKMKRDLAEPLPPFYHEFSKNNAYILSSANAMEKIESDSIDLIVTSPPFLDKVDYEGDNWLRHWFLDIPKNQERKLSVFSSHAEWNSFIAQTLKESSRVLKKGAHMVMEVGEVKKGKDILNLDEDVVRMAEGTGLLWSKTFIHTQQFTKLSNCWQVSNNEKGTNSNRCVVLQKR
- a CDS encoding RluA family pseudouridine synthase encodes the protein MKPYSSFVPEKYHNFPILEYLHLRFPYYSASDWGRHCHEGRVKRNGYVLCADDFVLKGDLISYTPEDKTFSEPTVNAKYKILYDSHQFLIVDKPANLPVHPAGKYRTQTLLNFLKADLNSEEIFPVHRLDRETSGIMVFAKNKEWQLYLQSAFEKRLVKKEYEVLVYGKFPIELEAIGFIGKEENSIVRKKQKYSPYGFPNSKESETHFSLIHYSQEKDISHLKVYPRTGRVHQIRATLYSLGYPVLGDKLYGKDESFFLSFAKTGDTSGFVESLGHTRQALHATYLEFGDNVSDHKYSFHLPFPDELSLLLN
- a CDS encoding M16 family metallopeptidase; amino-acid sequence: MKRFLLITLLSIVSLSAYSMGDFVKDIELKALQVKVPEILKFSQGDGTELWALPDQDFPIVYAEIYIDFGKKNLGNRNPEIIRLLEDSWHYSGSKSYPKEKLLEEFEALGANFGFSIDYEKTVISLSYLKKDHSQVMKLLQSFWNEPLLDPEIIQTMRNRIADEIRRRNDNPTSLGQRKLRERVYKNTLLGRSMDIQKLNAVSMEDLQTLQKEILSTKERKVLLSGDVKLEEWKSLSNTLQISNASIQTGEELNSELIAKNIKATLKTPILIEKDVSQSFVALMGVLPKHNDKDFYAIQVLNYIIGGGGFNSYYMREIRNNRGLAYSAGSTTDFQKSFGTIQFYAMTKTESVPEVLSLMKDLIRKEAIESLREDELQRAKNAIINQFVFLFDDSKKVLRNELRFRDHEMPTDYLPEFRDRINDVSLADIRRVGELYFNPERLTTLVVGPKDLKKSLGESFQTFQAEDILP
- a CDS encoding lipoprotein; translated protein: MKKIHVLNFFMLFSLLMLTANMCKSAPKQEDKKPQETIVTKEEINENSPEVIEFTKAKEGFITGSLFQVAVSSVLSDSDARLNEARSIAEQKSLNLLKTYAPPILSEKGKKELREISKEGKIVDKNISIGGRYFFLYQIQRKDLKQLVTSGLE
- a CDS encoding MBL fold metallo-hydrolase; this encodes MANSVFEHKNLRFEGISEGGIRTSVCLPSLDLLFDFGTLNPDKIHISQILLTHAHLDHSAGIPYYVSQRSLRNLPPPKIYVPKAIEEQLLQILKLYAQMEDFDYQYSVIGLEHNASIPLKPGYFFKALPSFHRVSSQGYTVFETKRKLKQEFSHIDSQEIRKMKELGKDPTEEVNFPLVSFSGDTKIEYVLENEDVRKSQILFLECTYYCEKRGVERAREWGHTHLDEIVAHADLFENEALVLIHPSKRYSFKELNDWLVKKMPPKLLERTHLFLPKSGNR